The region AAGAAATAAACGCTAAATAATGGGATAAGAATGGCCGCAAAAGCGTAAAGCCTCTCTGACCCGGCGAAAAGTAAACACAGCCACCGCCTGACGCCGGTGGCTGTAAAGCGCAGTTACCAGCCGCCGACGGCGCGGTTATTGATGGTGAAGCCGCGGCACTGATATTCCAGCACGATCGATTCGGTCATGCATTGCGTGCCGGTCACGACAGAGCACGTTTTTACCGGCGCGCCATAGGCTTCGGCTACGGCGTAGCCCCAGTCCTGACACTGACGATTCGCAATCGACTGGGCGACGTAGTTATCGACTTTCGCATGTTGCAGCGGTTGTTCGCTGATGCCGAGCCTGACGGTGCCGGTAACTTTACTGCCGCCGACCACTTCCGGCGTTTTGGTAATGGTGCAGCCGCCCAGCGCGAGCAGAGCGGTAATTAAAATGACCTTGCGCATCGGTTTTCTCACAAAGTTTGCCTTATTAGCATCATGCCACGTGCCGGCGTGCGTCAATCGCCGGAAAAGCCCACGGTTCACCCCATTTCCCGCGCTTTTACCCATCAATAACGTAAGGTGATTTTAAATAATTACTTAACTTTATTGTTTCACTGCTTAAGTTTTAGGTAACCAGGCCGACAACTACGATACGGTAAGTCTTCATCTGTGACATACAGAAGTACAGGGAAGACAGGGACAGATACCGTCATGATTCGCTCAGGGACGGCTTCTTAACACCGGGAATTTACTATGAATTTTATTCGTAACGTTAAAATCCGCGCGATGGTCGTATGGGTCTTACTCTTATCAACCATCGCCTGGGTGGGGGTCTCCGGAGCGACGCTCTGGTTTCTACATCACCTGGAAGATAGTCTTAAACTGACGCCTGAGCAGGCAGGCTGGGTCGACACCACTCAATTAATATTAAGCCTCTCGGTCGTGGGCAGTATCGCCCTTACCGTGCTGATGGAGCGTTATCTTTATTTCTGTCTGGTACGCCCCGTGGAGATAATTCGTGGGCACCTGAACGTACTGGCGGACGGCAATCTGGAAGTGAAGCTGCAGGACCTTGGCAGCAACTGCGTGGGGCTGATGGTGCCTTATATTCAGCGCATGCAGGATAACTGGGAAAAAACCGTCAGCGCTATTCGCGCGAGCGCAGACAGTATCCGCAGCCATGCGGGAGAGGTCACCGGTGTTAATAACGAACTCTCCACGCGCTCCGAAGAGCAGGCGGCCGCGCTGGAGCAAACCAGCTCCAGCATGCAGCAGCTCAGCAGCACGGTAAAACTCAACGCGGAAAACGCGAGCCATGCCAGCACGCTCGCCGGCAACGCCACGCGCACGGCGCAGGCGGGGGGCGCCTCCGTGAAAGAGGTGATGGAAACCATGTCGCGGATCTCCAGCAGCTCCAGCAAGATCGTCGATATCACCACGGTTATCAACAGTATTGCATTCCAGACTAACATCCTTGCGCTTAACGCGGCAGTGGAGGCGGCACGCGCGGGCGAGCAGGGCCGTGGCTTTGCGGTGGTAGCGGGCGAAGTGCGCAATCTCGCGAGCCGCAGCGCTCAGGCCGCGAAAGAGATTGAAACGCTGCTTAACGAGTCCGTCGCTAATATCCAGACTGGCTCCGGTCAGGTGAAAAAGGCGGGCGAAGCGATGGATCAGATCCTGGTCGCGGTGCGCCAGGTCAACGACATCATGGGCGAAATCGCCAGCGCCTCCGGAGAGCAGAGTGACGGCATCAGTCAGGTTGGCGTGGCGGTTAAAGAGATGGATGCTGTCACGCAACAGAACGTGCAACTGGTGCAGCAGTCCGTGCTGGCATCAAACGATCTGGAGCGTCAGGCCGGACATCTTACCGAGGTGGTAGGGCTGTTCCGCCTGCGCGGTCAGACTGAACGCGTTAAAGCTGCTGTATCCGCACCGCTGGTGCGGCCTGCGCTGGTCAGCGCGGCTGAGCCGAAAAGCGTCGCTGCCAGCGAAAACTGGGAAACCTTCTGAGCCGGGCTGTGTGATAGAAAACTGTGAACCTCACGCTATTTTTTAAAACAATCTTTCATTTAATTTGAAAGTGCGTTTGGTGGATAGTATGGTGAGTTCACAGTTTGCTATTCATAGCCTTTTCAGGAGACAACCCAATGAAAATTGCACTGATGATGGAAAACAGTCAGGCGGCCAAAAACGCAATCATCTATAAAGAGCTGAAAGCGGTGGCGGATGAGAAAGCGTTCCCGGTGTACAACGTCGGCATGAGCGATGAGAACGATCATCACCTGACCTACATCCACCTCGGGATCATGGCGAGCATCCTGCTGAATTCCAGAGCGGTGGATTTCGTGGTCACCGGCTGCGGCACCGGTCAGGGCGCGCTGATGTCCCTGAATATTCATCCGGGCGTGGTGTGCGGTTACTGCATCGATCCGGCGGATGCCTTCCTGTTCGCGCAGATCAACAACGGCAACGCGCTGGCGCTGCCGTTTGCGAAAGGCTTCGGCTGGGGCGCTGAACTCAACGTGCGCTTCATCTTTGAAAAAGCCTTTACCGGGCGCAAAGGCGAAGGCTACCCGCCGGAGCGTAAAGAGCCGCAGGTGCGTAATGCGGGCATTCTCAACCAGGTGAAAGCGGCCGTGGTGAAAGACAACTATCTCGACACCCTGCGCGCCATCGACCCTGAACTGGTGAAAACCGCTGTCTCCGGCGAGCGTTTCCAGCAGTGTTTCTTCGATAACTGCCAGGATAAAGAGATTGAAGATTTCGTGCGCGGCCTCCTTGGCTAATCACGCCTGATAAAAAGGCCAGCCCGTGGGCTGGCTTTTTTTATGCCTGTTTGCCGGAAACGCTGCTGCCGGCATGCGTGGCGAGCCTCAGCGTATCGATCATGCCGGCGAGGCTTATCAGCGCAATCATCACAAACGCCAGCCGGAAGCTCACGCCCGGAATATCCGCTGTAAAAAAGGCCCCGCTTATCATCTCGCCAAGCCGGATGCCGATGGCGCCGAGCGTGACCCCAAGACCGACGGCGAGCTGTGTTGCCGTGCTGAACAGCGTATTGGCGTAGCTCATTTCCCCTGCGGGCACATCGGCAAACGCCAGCGTGCTGATGCCGGTAAACTGAATCGAACGAAACACCCCGCCCAGAAACAGGATCAGCAGAATAAGCCATACCGGCGTTTGTGGCGTCAGTAGCGCACAGGCGAGCAGCGCCAGCACGTTCAGCAGGCCGTTAATCAGCAGCAGATTTTTGAAGCCAAGCCAGCGGATAAGCGGCGTGGTGGCGGGCTTGATCGTCAGATTACCGGCGAATACTGCCAGCACCAGCAGCCCGGAGTGAAACGCGTCCATCCCGAAACCCACCTGAAACAGCAGCGGCAGTAAAAAGGGAACGGCGCTTATCGAGGCGCGAAACAGCGAGCCGCCATACATCGTCACCCGAAACGTCGGTACGGCCAGCGCATTGAGGCGAATCATCGGGAACGGCGCGCGGCGAAAATGACGCAGCGCGAAAACCAGCGCGCCGGTTCCCGCGAGCAGCAGGGCGACGGCAAGCCCGGTGCTGGTGTCGCGCGCGGCCAGCATCTCCATAGCGCTTACCAGCGCCACCATTGCCAGCGCAGTGGCGATAAATCCCGGCGTGTCGAACGGGCGGCGCTCGTCATCGTGGTTATCCGGGATAATACGCCAGGCGAGCGCCATCGCCAGCAGCCCGGCGGGCAGGTTAATAAAGAAGATCCAGCGCCAGCTGGCGTAGCTGGTGATAAACCCGCCGAGCGGCGGCCCGATAATCGGCGCTACCAGCGCAGGCCAGGTGAGCGTGGCGATAGCGGTAATAAGCTGATGTTTTGGCGTCACGCGCAGCACCGCGAGCCGCCCGACCGGCACCATCAGAGCGCCGCCCGCGCCCTGTAATATTCGCATCAGCACGAACGTCTCCAGCGAATCCGCGAGACCGCACAGCACCGACGCGCCGGTAAAAATGCCGAGCGCCAGGGTAAACACTTTGCGCGCGCCGAAACGATCGGCAATCCAGCCGCTGGCCGGGATCAGCACCGCCAGCGTGAGCAGATACGCGCTGATGCCGATATTGAGCGCGACGGCCTCAACGCCGAACGTCTGCGCCATCGTCGGCAGGGCGGTGGCGATCACCGTTCCATCGAGGAATTCCATAAAAAAGGCGCCAGCCACCAGCAGCGCGGCGGGAGAGATGCCCCCGGTACCTGCCTTCGCCATATTCTGACCCATGCCCGCTCCCTAAACTATTTTTATAAATTTTAACCAAAAAGCATAATCGTTAAGCGCCGGAATTATCAGCATTTTATTAACATAACGCCCATTCTCATTAACTAAATGGCGTGATTTTAATCACAAAATGGTTGATTTTTGTGATGCAGGTCATATTATTGGGCTGCGGCAACCCGCTAACCAGAATGAACAAATTCGGAGCCTTTATGAAACTGCGCAAGATCCTCAAAAGCATGTTTGAAAACTACTGCAAAACTTTTAAAGACGTTCCGCCAGCCGGGATGTTCTGATAAAAAAACCTGCCGCCGGGCAGGTTTTTTTATGCCTGACGCTCACGTTATACTCGCGGCTGTCTCAATCGCAAACCCCTGTTTTTTGCCTTCTGAAATCACGGTTCATTTTATGCGTCTCTGGCGTCACGTTCGCATTCGCCGGGCTTTGCCGTTACTATGTGCGGCTTCAAGCTAAGGAGAACGTAATGTCACAGCCCCTCACCGCCGAAGATGAACTGGTTTCCGACGTGGTCGCCTGCCAGTTGGTTATCAAACAGATCCTCGACGTCATCGACGTTATCGCGCCGGTGGAAGTGCGCGAAAAAATGGCCAGCCAGCTGAAAAGCATCGATTTTGCAGGCCATCCTTCCGCCGATCCGGTGACGCTGCGCGCCATTCAAAAAGCGGTGGCGCTCATTGAACTGCGCTTTACCCCGCAGAGCGACGCGCACTAAGAAAAGCGGCCCCTTCCGGGGGCCGTTGTCAGTGAAAGAAACCCATCCAGGCGCTGGTCAGCAGCCAGAGCGCCATCACCTGTTGAAAACGCACCAGCGCTTTCTCACTGCGAAACACACGATGAACGCCGCATCCAAGCCATGCCCAGGCGGCAAGACAGGCCAGCGAAATCACCAGAAAGCCCAGCGCCTGAAACGCGAGCGTGAAAAACGCGCGGCCCTCATGCGGCGCAAATACCGTCACCACCGCCATCGCCATCATCCAGGTTTTCGGGTTGATCAGCTGTAATGCGGCCGCCGCCTGCGCGCTGAACGGACGCGACGCGTCGCCTGCAAGCGTCACGGCGGGCGCCCGGAACAGTTGCCAGCTCATCCAGGTGAGCCACAGCGCGCCTGTGAGCGCCATCAGTCGCGCCAGCCACGGCGCGTGACGCAGCGCCTCGCCAGGGCCGACGCCGCACAGCAGTACAATTGCGCTTGAGGCGAAACAGGCGCCCGCCACGGCGGGCAGCGTCGCCCGCGCGCCGTAGCGCTGGCTGTTGGTGAAGATAAGAATGTTCGTCGGCCCCGGCGTAATCGAGGCGACAAAAGCGAAGCATAAAAACGGCAGCTGTTGTGAAAGCAGGCTCATAAGATCTCCCGGTTATCTGAGCCGCTATCTTCGGGGGATCAGCGCGCCGGGTCTGGAAGATTCGTGCAGAGTTTGCGGTAGTGGGCTGGCGAGAGCCGGTAGGCGCGCTGGAACCAGCGGCCCAGATGGCTCTGATCGGAAAAACCGAGCGCGGCCGCGACGTCGGCGGGCATCATACCGCGCGCAAGCAGCGTTCTGGCGCGGGCGAGACGCAGTTGAACCAGCCAGGCGTGCGGCGCCATGCCGAAGGCGTGCTTGAAACTGCGCGAGAGCGTGAAGCGGTCGGTATTGAGCGCCTGCGCCAGCTCCGCCAGCCCGATATTGTCACCGATGTGCGCAAACAGATAATCACGGGCGCGCTGGGCCATGCGCGCGTCGCGGATCTCACCGGGCAGCCGCTTGCGCCACTGACAGTGGTGCGTCAGCTGATTAAGCAAATTATCCATCACGCCCTGTTGCACAATACGCATCTCATCCTGATGCAGCGTGTTGAAGGTGGTGGCGATGGTGTGCGTGAGAACCGGATCGCGGGCAATCGTGTGGGCGAAGCGCAGCTCGTAACTGTCCGGCAGCGTGGCGTAAAGCCCGCCGAGCGTGTCGCGCAGCCAGCGCGCATCCAGATAAAAGGTGAGATAGGTAAAACCGCCCGCGAGCGGCGCGTCGCCGTCGTGGGTCTCGCCGGGCTCCAGCAGAAAGGCGGCGCCGGGCGTGCTGTAATGCCGCTCCCGGCGGCAGTGAAACTGCTGGGTGCCGGAGAGCGTCACGCCTGCCAGATAGCTGTCGTGCCAGTGCGGATCGTAGGCGTGGCCTTCGAAGTGCGCGCGGATGGTTTCGATGCCGGTGTCAGCGTGCTGTCGTAGTTCAATCCAGTCTTTTGCCATAGCGTCTCCTGCGAAAGGAAACTCTAGCATAACGAATCGTTAACAACAGTCTGGAAGATTTGTGCAGGCGGCCCGCAGGCCGCCCTGTTAAAGAAATACGATCAGAAGAAAAGCGTCACCAGCAGGTAGCTGGCGGCGCAGGCGCAGCTGACGCCAATCAGACCGGGCAGAATAAAGCTGTGGTTTAAGATGAATTTGCCAATGCGGGTTGTACCGGAGCGATCAAAGCCAATGCACGCCAGGTCGCTCGGGTAAGTCGGCAGCACGAAGTAACCGTAAGAGGCCGGGAAAAACGCTACCAGCATTTTCGGCTCCACGCCGAGCATCAGCCCCATCGGCGCGACGGCGGTCAGCGCCGCGGCCTGGCTGTTTACCAGCTTGGAGACCAGAAACAGCACCAGCGCGTAGGTCCACGGGTGGCTCTTCACCACGCCTTCCAGCGCCATTTTCAGTTCCGCGAGATGCGCCTGAAAAAATGTATCGCTCATCCATGCCACGCCGAACACAGAGAAAATCGCCACCATCCCGGCTTTGAACACCGCACCGCTGGAGACAGACGCCGCGTTGACCTTACAGACCACCAGCATCACGGCGCCTGCGATCAACATCATCATCTGAATCACCAGATTCATGGAGAGCGGGGCGATTTTACCTTTTACCTCAAACGCCGGGCGCAGCGCGGGCAGCGCGCCGAGCAGCACCACCAGCGCAATGGCGGCAAAGAAAATCCAGGTCGACCACCAGGCGTGTTTGTCAAAGCGCTGGTTCATGAGCGTTTCATTGCCGCCATAAATGAACTCACGCTGTTTCGGATCGCGCAGGCGCGCCTGAAACGCCTCGTCGTCGTCCAGATTTTTACCGCGTTTCAGGCTCCAGAGGGCGGCGATGAGCACGCCGAACAGCGAGGCGGGCACCGACACCGCCAGGATCTCCAGAATGCTCCACGCCTCGCCGATGCCGTGCTGCGCACCGAGAATCGAGACCAGCGACACCACCGCGACCGATACCGGCGAGGCGGTGATCGCCATCTGCGAGGCGACGGACGCCACCGCCATCGGTCGCTCGGGGCGAATATTTTTCTTCAGCGCGATATCCGCAATGATCGGGAACATGGTGTAAACCACGTGCCCGGTGCCGCATAAAAAGGTCAGCGTCCAGGTGGTGAGGGGCGCCAGCAGCGTGATGTGCTGCGGGTGACGGCGCAACAGCCGCTCGGCGAACTGCATCATCACGTTCAGCCCGCCTGCGGTTTGCAGCGTAGCGGCGCAGCCGATCACCGCAAGGATGGTCAGCATCACGTCCACCGGCGGCTTGCCCGGCTCCAGCCCAAAGATAAAGGTTAAAAGAAACAGCCCGATGCCGCTGATTAAGCCAAGCCCCATCCCGCCGAAGCGGGTGCCGGCCAGCAGACACAGAATAATGACGATAAATTCGAGGGTGATCATAAGGCTCCTGCCACACAACGTTGGGTGAATCGCTTAAGCATTGCAAATTGTGTGGATAACCATTGGGAGCCAGATCGGATTTATAAAAACCTAACAAAAACAGTACATTGTTAACTTATGATTAACGTCGGGCCGGGGCGGGGAGGAGGGCAAACGGCAGAAACGACAGCGCCCTCGGTAGAGGGCGCGGGGGCATTACAAGACATTTTACTGCATCTGTTCCATCATCCCCAGCAGGCGCTGGTCCGCCTCTTCGGCGCACAGACCCGCTTTACGGGCGCTTGCGAGTTCACGCAGGATAGTCTCCAGCAGCGCCTCATCCTGGCGCAGCTCATTTTCGAATTCGCTGAGCATCGCGAGTGTCGCCTCGTCGCGCGCGGTGTGCGCCTCGCTCATCAGGCGCGTCAGCGCCGCGCGGCGCCCGGTCAGTTCTTCCTGCATCTGGTGGAAAATCGCCTCAAGGCTTAAGCAGTCGGGCTTCACCGATTTCAAAGCGCCGAGCACCGGATTGGCGCCGGTTTGCTTCAGATAATCGAATAAACGCATCATTTGCGTCACATTATGTTGCGCCTGATGACGCAATACCGTCGCGCTGCCATTGAGGCTTTGCTGCGCGCACCAGTCGCTGTAATACAGGCACAAATTCGATGCATAAAACTCCTTATTCATTTGTGCATTCAGTTTCTGCACCACGCTGATGGGAGCCATATAAATATCCTTATTGACAGGTTTAAGAGAGGACGGTCATTGACCACGACAAGCGCGCTTCCGGCCTGCTACATCCCGGCGGGCCGCCACTTGTCAACCGTCACTACAGAAGCGTGCGTTATTTTCCTGATGTATTAAGCCTGGTATAAATGGGGGCTTTTGCCACTCCAACCGTTTCTTTCTCAAAACGTGACGCAGCGCCGGATTATTAATGAAACAATGTTTCATTATTTAGCCAGCCCGGAAAAACGAACGCATTTACGTACATATAACAGGAGCGAGAAATGAAACGAGCGGCGGTGCTGCTGGCGCCAGGATTTGAAGAGGGAGAAGCCATTGTCACTATCGATATATTACGACGGCTAAACATTGAGGTGGAAACGCTCGCCTGCGCCGAAACGCGCGCGGTGGTGAGCTACCACGCTATTCCGCTGGTGGCGGATGCGCTCCTCGCCGTGCGATTTGATGAAACCTACGACGCGGTGATCCTGCCGGGCGGCCCGCAGGGCAGCGTTAATCTGGCGGCGGACCCGCAGGTAATCGACTTTGTCGCGCGCCACGACAGCGCCGGAAAACTTATCTGCCCCATTTGCTCCGCCGCCGCGCGCGTACTGGGCGGCAACGGACTGCTGAAAGGCCGCCGCTATGTCTGCTCGGGCGAGCTGTGGCAGGCGGTGCAGGACGGGGAGTATGTCGATGCGCCGGTGATGGAAGACGGCAATCTCATCAGCGGCAAAGGACTCGGGCGCGTCTTTGACTTTGCGCTGACCGTCGCGGCGCGTTTAACCGGCGATGAAGCCGCCGCGCGCGATCACGCCGACCATATCTATTACCCCTGGTAAAGCGGCATAGCATGGCGGGCTATACTTACCTGACGTTTGCGAAAGGAGAAGAATATGACCCCATCGTGTGAAACGCTTTATCTGCGCGAGCCCTGCGGGGGCGTGCCCAATAACGCGCTGCCGGTGCTTCTCTACCGGCAGGCGGCCCCCGAAGGAACGGACGATCGCGCCGTCTGGTTTGAGCAGCGCTTCGCGCAGCACCAGTGGCCCGCGCGCTGGCGCTATCCGGTGTTCACCTATACCCACTTTCACACCAACACCCATGAGGTGCTCGGCATCTATGCGGGCGAGGCGCAGATCCAGCTTGGCGGCGAAGCGGGCCCGGTGGTGACGCTGCGCGCAGGCGACGCGGTGCTGATCCCGGCGGGCGTCGGGCATAAGCAAATCGACGCCAGCCCCGACTTCATGGCGGTGGGCGCTTATCCTGATGGGCTGTCCCCCGATAAATTCCTTGATGAACCTGCGCAGTTGCCGCAAACGCGTCGCCAGGTGGCACAGGTGACAAAGCCGCCGCGCGATCCTCTCTTCGGCCCGGAAGGCGGACTGGTCACGCACTGGTAACGTTCAGGGATTCCCCGGCTGGGCTTATGGAGATATCTGCTAAGCCCACTCTTAATCATCATACATATCGGGCGAAATTTATGCCCGATTTTGCTGTATTTATGTACGCAATCACTGTAATTCCATGATGTGATTTCGCTCTCCTATGGAGAATTAATTTCCCGCTAAAACTATCTCCAGCAATCGCCGCTTCCAGGAGTGAACGGCTAATGCGTTGTTTTCTGTCCGATTAAAAGAACCTTATCAGGTTTTTACCCTGCATAAAAGAAAGCTAAAGCTGGAGATAACCATGCACAAATTTACTAAAGCGCTGGCGGCCATCGGGCTCGCCGCCGTTATGTCACAATCCGCTATCGCCGAGACCATGAAGCTCGGTTTTCTGGTGAAACAGCCTGAAGAGCCGTGGTTCCAGACCGAATGGAAATTCGCCGATAAAGCGGGCAAAGATCTCGGTTTCGAGGTTATCAAAATCGCGGTGCCGGACGGGGAGAAAACCCTGAACGCCATCGACAGCCTTGCGGCAAGCGGCGCCAAAGGCTTTGTTATCTGTACGCCGGATCCGAAACTCGGCTCGGCGATTGTCGCCAAGGCACGCGGCTACGACATGAAAGTTATCGCGGTCGATGATCAGTTCGTCACCGCCAAAGGCAAACCGATGGAAACCGTGCCGCTGGTCATGATGGCCGCGACCAAAATCGGCGAGCGTCAGGGGCAGGAACTCTATAAAGAGATGCAAAAACGCGGCTGGGATGTGAAAGAGACCGCCGTCATGGCAATCACCGCCGATGAGCTCGACACCGCGCGCCGCCGCACCACGGGTTCGATGGACGCGCTGAAAGCAGCCGGTTTCCCGGAAAAACAGATCTATAAAGTCCCGACCAAATCCAACGACATCCCCGGCGCGTTCGACGCCGCCAACTCCATGCTGGTTCAGCACCCGGAAGTGAAACACTGGCTGGTGGTCGGTATGAATGACAACACCGTGCTGGGCGGCGTGCGCGCCACTGAAGGGCAGGGCTTTAAAGCGGCTGACGTTATCGGCATCGGTATCAACGGCGTGGACGCGGTAAGCGAACTTTCCAAAGCGCAGGCCACCGGCTTCTACGGCTCGTTGCTGCCAAGCCCGGACGTCCACGGCTATAAATCCAGCGAAATGCTCTACAACTGGGTCACCAAAGGCGCTGAGCCGCCGAAATTCACCGAAGTCACCGACGTGGTGTTGATCACCCGCGATAACTTTAAAGAGGAACTGGCGAAAAAAGGTCTCGGCGGCAAGTAATGGGCGATTTATCGCGGTTCAGGCGCGCGTGCGCGCCCGCTTTTTGAGTGGCCCGGAGGTTTCATGCAGACATCTTCACCCTATCTCTCGTTTCGCGGCATCGGGAAAACCTTTCCCGGCGTGAAGGCGCTTTCCGATATCAGCTTTGACTGCCACGCAGGCCAGGTCCACGCGCTGATGGGCGAAAACGGCGCCGGTAAATCGACGCTGCTGAAAATTCTCAGCGGCAACTACGCGCCGACCACCGGCTCGATCGCCATTAAAGGCGAAGAGGTCACGTTTAACGACACCACGGCGGCGCTGAACGCGGGCGTCGCCATCATCTACCAGGAGCTGCATCTGGTGCCGGAGATGAGCGTGGCGGAAAACATCTATCTAGGCCAGATCCCCCATAAGGCCGGGATAGTTAATCGCTCGCTCCTCAACTATGAGGCGAAGCTGCAGCTTGAGCATCTGGGGCTCGATATCGATCCGCAGACGCCGCTGAAATATCTCTCCATCGGCCAGTGGCAGATGGTGGAAATCGCCAAGGCGCTGGCGCGCAACGCCAAAATTATCGCGTTCGACGAGCCGACCAGTTCGCTTTCGGCGCGTGAAATCGAACACCT is a window of Cronobacter muytjensii ATCC 51329 DNA encoding:
- a CDS encoding methyl-accepting chemotaxis protein, which encodes MNFIRNVKIRAMVVWVLLLSTIAWVGVSGATLWFLHHLEDSLKLTPEQAGWVDTTQLILSLSVVGSIALTVLMERYLYFCLVRPVEIIRGHLNVLADGNLEVKLQDLGSNCVGLMVPYIQRMQDNWEKTVSAIRASADSIRSHAGEVTGVNNELSTRSEEQAAALEQTSSSMQQLSSTVKLNAENASHASTLAGNATRTAQAGGASVKEVMETMSRISSSSSKIVDITTVINSIAFQTNILALNAAVEAARAGEQGRGFAVVAGEVRNLASRSAQAAKEIETLLNESVANIQTGSGQVKKAGEAMDQILVAVRQVNDIMGEIASASGEQSDGISQVGVAVKEMDAVTQQNVQLVQQSVLASNDLERQAGHLTEVVGLFRLRGQTERVKAAVSAPLVRPALVSAAEPKSVAASENWETF
- the yecR gene encoding YecR family lipoprotein, with the translated sequence MRKPMRKVILITALLALGGCTITKTPEVVGGSKVTGTVRLGISEQPLQHAKVDNYVAQSIANRQCQDWGYAVAEAYGAPVKTCSVVTGTQCMTESIVLEYQCRGFTINNRAVGGW
- a CDS encoding DJ-1/PfpI family protein, yielding MKRAAVLLAPGFEEGEAIVTIDILRRLNIEVETLACAETRAVVSYHAIPLVADALLAVRFDETYDAVILPGGPQGSVNLAADPQVIDFVARHDSAGKLICPICSAAARVLGGNGLLKGRRYVCSGELWQAVQDGEYVDAPVMEDGNLISGKGLGRVFDFALTVAARLTGDEAAARDHADHIYYPW
- a CDS encoding RpiB/LacA/LacB family sugar-phosphate isomerase, with the protein product MKIALMMENSQAAKNAIIYKELKAVADEKAFPVYNVGMSDENDHHLTYIHLGIMASILLNSRAVDFVVTGCGTGQGALMSLNIHPGVVCGYCIDPADAFLFAQINNGNALALPFAKGFGWGAELNVRFIFEKAFTGRKGEGYPPERKEPQVRNAGILNQVKAAVVKDNYLDTLRAIDPELVKTAVSGERFQQCFFDNCQDKEIEDFVRGLLG
- a CDS encoding AraC family transcriptional regulator translates to MAKDWIELRQHADTGIETIRAHFEGHAYDPHWHDSYLAGVTLSGTQQFHCRRERHYSTPGAAFLLEPGETHDGDAPLAGGFTYLTFYLDARWLRDTLGGLYATLPDSYELRFAHTIARDPVLTHTIATTFNTLHQDEMRIVQQGVMDNLLNQLTHHCQWRKRLPGEIRDARMAQRARDYLFAHIGDNIGLAELAQALNTDRFTLSRSFKHAFGMAPHAWLVQLRLARARTLLARGMMPADVAAALGFSDQSHLGRWFQRAYRLSPAHYRKLCTNLPDPAR
- a CDS encoding DUF2766 family protein, with protein sequence MSQPLTAEDELVSDVVACQLVIKQILDVIDVIAPVEVREKMASQLKSIDFAGHPSADPVTLRAIQKAVALIELRFTPQSDAH
- a CDS encoding MFS transporter — encoded protein: MGQNMAKAGTGGISPAALLVAGAFFMEFLDGTVIATALPTMAQTFGVEAVALNIGISAYLLTLAVLIPASGWIADRFGARKVFTLALGIFTGASVLCGLADSLETFVLMRILQGAGGALMVPVGRLAVLRVTPKHQLITAIATLTWPALVAPIIGPPLGGFITSYASWRWIFFINLPAGLLAMALAWRIIPDNHDDERRPFDTPGFIATALAMVALVSAMEMLAARDTSTGLAVALLLAGTGALVFALRHFRRAPFPMIRLNALAVPTFRVTMYGGSLFRASISAVPFLLPLLFQVGFGMDAFHSGLLVLAVFAGNLTIKPATTPLIRWLGFKNLLLINGLLNVLALLACALLTPQTPVWLILLILFLGGVFRSIQFTGISTLAFADVPAGEMSYANTLFSTATQLAVGLGVTLGAIGIRLGEMISGAFFTADIPGVSFRLAFVMIALISLAGMIDTLRLATHAGSSVSGKQA
- a CDS encoding LysE family translocator, with the protein product MSLLSQQLPFLCFAFVASITPGPTNILIFTNSQRYGARATLPAVAGACFASSAIVLLCGVGPGEALRHAPWLARLMALTGALWLTWMSWQLFRAPAVTLAGDASRPFSAQAAAALQLINPKTWMMAMAVVTVFAPHEGRAFFTLAFQALGFLVISLACLAAWAWLGCGVHRVFRSEKALVRFQQVMALWLLTSAWMGFFH
- the araF gene encoding arabinose ABC transporter substrate-binding protein AraF — encoded protein: MHKFTKALAAIGLAAVMSQSAIAETMKLGFLVKQPEEPWFQTEWKFADKAGKDLGFEVIKIAVPDGEKTLNAIDSLAASGAKGFVICTPDPKLGSAIVAKARGYDMKVIAVDDQFVTAKGKPMETVPLVMMAATKIGERQGQELYKEMQKRGWDVKETAVMAITADELDTARRRTTGSMDALKAAGFPEKQIYKVPTKSNDIPGAFDAANSMLVQHPEVKHWLVVGMNDNTVLGGVRATEGQGFKAADVIGIGINGVDAVSELSKAQATGFYGSLLPSPDVHGYKSSEMLYNWVTKGAEPPKFTEVTDVVLITRDNFKEELAKKGLGGK
- the azuC gene encoding stress response protein AzuC, whose product is MKLRKILKSMFENYCKTFKDVPPAGMF
- a CDS encoding non-heme ferritin-like protein, encoding MAPISVVQKLNAQMNKEFYASNLCLYYSDWCAQQSLNGSATVLRHQAQHNVTQMMRLFDYLKQTGANPVLGALKSVKPDCLSLEAIFHQMQEELTGRRAALTRLMSEAHTARDEATLAMLSEFENELRQDEALLETILRELASARKAGLCAEEADQRLLGMMEQMQ
- a CDS encoding cupin domain-containing protein: MTPSCETLYLREPCGGVPNNALPVLLYRQAAPEGTDDRAVWFEQRFAQHQWPARWRYPVFTYTHFHTNTHEVLGIYAGEAQIQLGGEAGPVVTLRAGDAVLIPAGVGHKQIDASPDFMAVGAYPDGLSPDKFLDEPAQLPQTRRQVAQVTKPPRDPLFGPEGGLVTHW
- a CDS encoding anaerobic C4-dicarboxylate transporter, encoding MITLEFIVIILCLLAGTRFGGMGLGLISGIGLFLLTFIFGLEPGKPPVDVMLTILAVIGCAATLQTAGGLNVMMQFAERLLRRHPQHITLLAPLTTWTLTFLCGTGHVVYTMFPIIADIALKKNIRPERPMAVASVASQMAITASPVSVAVVSLVSILGAQHGIGEAWSILEILAVSVPASLFGVLIAALWSLKRGKNLDDDEAFQARLRDPKQREFIYGGNETLMNQRFDKHAWWSTWIFFAAIALVVLLGALPALRPAFEVKGKIAPLSMNLVIQMMMLIAGAVMLVVCKVNAASVSSGAVFKAGMVAIFSVFGVAWMSDTFFQAHLAELKMALEGVVKSHPWTYALVLFLVSKLVNSQAAALTAVAPMGLMLGVEPKMLVAFFPASYGYFVLPTYPSDLACIGFDRSGTTRIGKFILNHSFILPGLIGVSCACAASYLLVTLFF